One window of Saccharopolyspora phatthalungensis genomic DNA carries:
- a CDS encoding DUF397 domain-containing protein: protein MWKKSRHSGQANACVEVAANLPRLVLVRDSKLGESSPVLRTSAVAFAGFITSVKSGRFDG, encoded by the coding sequence GTGTGGAAGAAGTCAAGGCATTCAGGCCAAGCCAACGCTTGTGTCGAAGTCGCAGCGAATCTGCCTCGCTTAGTCCTCGTCCGCGACTCGAAGCTAGGTGAGTCCTCGCCGGTCCTGCGCACCTCCGCCGTCGCGTTTGCTGGGTTTATCACGAGCGTGAAGTCCGGTCGCTTCGATGGCTGA